The window TGCTTGTTTTTTTTGATTTGAGTTGCGGTATTTTTTCAGAGAATAATTTCCATACCTGAAAATAATGTCCGGCATTTTTCCTGATATCTCTCCGACAGCACACGCTCCATTTCAGGACCGGTGCAATGACCTGGAAAGATCTGATGGACATTCATTGCCTGCAATGCCTTCAGTGTATTTTCAATTCTCCCTGCGCCGGCATGCTGAAGATGCATGCCCCCCACCACTGTGTGAATCGGTTTGTCCGGAAATTGTTCTTTGACTTGTAAAAGTGTATTGACAACGCCGCTATGCGCACAGCCCAACACAACCACCAATCCAACCGCGCTTTCACAGACCAACGCCTGATCATCCTCAAAAAGATCGAAATGTTTACCCTCCGTATCCATGCAATAGTCAGGCTCACCGCTTTCAAATTCCGTTTGGCGTTTAACCGGCCCTGTCATCCATACGCCCGGAAACAGCATTTGCGGTGTGTTCAAAAAAACAACACACTCCTTATTTTCACGCAACGCGGACAAGCCCTCAGCCGGCATACCAATGCTCCGGGCTTTTCCACCGTTTTTAAAACTATACCGAATTTTCATCGCCTTGGGATGTAAAAAAACGCGGGCTTTCCTTGCCATCTGCAGCACACCGTCCAAACCACCGGTATGGTCATAATGTCCGTGACTCAACACCACCGCATCCAACCGGTTCAAATCAATACCCAGGTGGCTTGCATTGGCCAACAAGCCTGTGGTCTGACCCGTATCAAAAAGCAGTTGTTTATCTTGATACGCCATCCAAATTGCCAGTCCATGTTCCGCTACCAGCTCTTTCCGTTCGGAACGATTTTCCACCAGTACAACCATACGCAACGCGGAATTCATACTTCGCGCTCCTTGTGCACCTGAAATTGTTTTTGTTCAACAAATTTACCCTTGGCTGAGACCCTCACCTCACCATCATGCAGTAATTCTGATTTCATATAATAGATCAAAGATGTTGCCTGATCAAGATATGCGCGAACAATCACGGTTTGATGCGTATGCACCGGTTTTTTAAAACGCACATTCAGCTCCGCTGTCACTGCAATAATACCCCAGGCAGCCAAACAAGTGGTCATCGCGCCGTCTAAAAGCGATGCCACCACCCCGCCATGCAGTCGTCCGGCATATCCGGTATAATACTCATCACAAACAAACTCAGCTTCCACGGATTGGTCTCCACGGACTTTAAATTCCAGACCGAACCCTTCCGGTTTTCGATCCGCTCCGCAAATAATACACCGGGCATGTTCCTGATTTTTAAAATTCCGAATTTTTTGTTGCGCCGTATCAATGGTCACAGTAATTTGCGCCGGTGCGAAGCGTCTGGTCCAAATACTGCATCACCAGATCTTCCGGTGTTTCCGGTGGTGCACCCACCACAACCTTGATCCCTTTTTCGACAAACAAAGTTTGCGCCCGGTTGCCCATACCGCCTGCAATGATAACATCCACACCCAATTCATGCAGCCAGGCGGGCAGCACACCCGGTTCATGCGCCGGTGGCGCCAACTGCTCTTTTGAAGAAATACATTTCTTCGCTTCATCAACATCCAAAACGGCAAATACCTCACAATGCCCAAAATGACTGGTTAATTTTCCCTGTGCCAAAGGAATTGCTATTTTCATCTGCTTCACCTCTCTTTAGTTTCTGCCAACCCCAGCAGGGGCTGAATTATTTCCGTAAATGCCTTACCGGCGACGGTGCCGGCATACTTCCCGACAAAGACCTCACCGGCATCACCACAGTGTGCGATGACCGGCTCAAGGGGAAGCCTGCCCATAAACGGCACGCCCATGGCTGTCGCCATTTTTTCTCCGCCGCCTTCCGGGAACAACGCCATCGGATGTCCACATTTTTCACAAGCCCACCCGCTCATATTTTCAACCACACCCAGAATCTTGACATTGGCCTGTTTACAAAAATTAACCGACTTCCGCACTGCCGCCAAAGCAACCTCCTGGGGCGTGGTCACAATAATCGCACCTGCCAAATCATCAATGGATTGACAAATTGTCAATGGTTCATCCCCAGTACCCGGGGGGGCATCAATAATAAGATAATCAAGATCATCCCAGACCACATCACGTAAAAACTGTTGAATAACCCCCATTTTCATGGGACCGCGCCAAATCACCGGATCATCAGGATGCGGAAGAAAAAATCCTATGGAAACCACCTTGAGCGGTCCTACAGAAACAGGTTCAATATCAACACCATTTGATGTGACCCGTTCTTTACTTAGATTGAGCATAGTGGGAATACTGGGACCATGAATATCCGCATCCATCAAACCGACACGATACCCGGCACGTGCCAATGCAAAAGCGGTATTCACTGCCACCGTACTTTTCCCAACCCCGCCTTTCCCGGACAACACCACAATTTTATGCTTAATCCGGCAGAGTCGTTGCTTAATTTTTTGCCGGTCATCAAATATTTTTTGATCTTCACCCGGCTTCATTTGCTTGGCACTACATGTTTCTGACTCACAGGTTTCACATTCACTCGCTGTTTTTTCATCTGCTTTCATTGCATCTGCTCCTTCATGATTTTCCATACGCCCTGAATGTCTTCTACGATACCCGCACTGGTTATTTCCGGCAGGGTACGTCGTGCCAATTGCGCTTTTACAACCGCTTTATCATACCGTATACGTCCGGCCCAAATACCCTGGTTGGCATTGCAAAAATCCTGTATTTCTTTTGTCATACCGGGATTCAAGTCCCATTTATTGACACAAACATACGTCTGGGATTGAAAATGGCGCGTAAGTTCAAAAACTCTTTTCAGGTCATGCAATCCGCTTTGCGTAGGTTCGGTCACAATCAGGACCTGCTGCGCTCCGGTAAGCGATGCGATCACCGGGCATCCAATCCCAGGCGATCCGTCGATTAAAATCAGGTCCTGCTGCTGCTCTTGCGCAATACGTTTGGCTTCTTTTCTAATCAAACTTACCAATTTCCCGGAATTTTCTTCCGCGATTCCCAACCTGGCATGCACCAGCGTTCCAAAACGAGTATGAGATATAAACCACTCTCCGTTTTTTACCGGTTCAAAGCGAATCGCTTTTTCCGGACAATAATAGGCACATACCCCGCATCCCTCACAACTGATCGGGTCCACCCGAAAAGTCCTCTCCGCCTGCGAAGTCCGGGGTCCGTCAAAGGAGACCGCGTCAAACCGGCAGACTTCCAAACACTTACCGCAAGCTGAACATTTTTCCGGAATGACTTCCGCCCGGCCGCCGCCGCTGAAATCTTCCTGCTTGATATTTTCAGGATCCAAAACCAGATGCAGATCTGCGGCATCCACATCACAATCCGCCAGCACAACCCTGCCGGCCAATGCAGCAAACGAAGCTACCAATGATGTCTTACCTGTACCGCCTTTACCGCTAATCACCACAAGTTCTTTCATTTTTTCATTCCTCTTCAACGCAAATTTCTTTTTTTACAATACGCTTGATGGTTTTATACGACAAATAAACTATAAACAAACTTAGCACCGTCAAAAACAGATAAGCACCAACTTTAAAAACGGACAACGATGTTTCACGGTACATCAACAATGTCGCCAATGTCATTGCGGCGGTGGGAAACGTATACGCCCACCACGAAAGATAAAATTTGATCTTTCTAAACAAATTAAACTGTAAAACAACCAGAAAAAAAAGAAAAACAGCAATATAATACAAAATCTTCGCAAACGGATCAAGTGAATGTGTTAATTTCATATAAGAAATAAATCCGATCGCGGGCGGCGCAAAAAGAATAAAAAGCGTGGGCGCCAATTTTTCCGCCAGCGGATGATGAAAAATAATCCTGTTTAAGACGATTACAAATAATGCCAGCCACATGATGATGCCAATGCTAAAGAAAAACCAGGATAATTCCGCTGAAAAATGCCGGACCCCTGCAATCGGTATAATCATATTCCCCACAATCGGAAT is drawn from bacterium and contains these coding sequences:
- a CDS encoding SLAC1 anion channel family protein: METAHQENRLQNFSISFFAIVLGMVGFALALQRAEMVLHLSVSISAYVRYLTIALAAVISVIYLTKFIRYPGEVKKEFLHPVKINFFPIIAKILLIFSIIYLDLNMTVSKYLWIVGVVMQFLFTLIIMSVWIQNNKIELHHLNPAWFIPIVGNMIIPIAGVRHFSAELSWFFFSIGIIMWLALFVIVLNRIIFHHPLAEKLAPTLFILFAPPAIGFISYMKLTHSLDPFAKILYYIAVFLFFLVVLQFNLFRKIKFYLSWWAYTFPTAAMTLATLLMYRETSLSVFKVGAYLFLTVLSLFIVYLSYKTIKRIVKKEICVEEE
- a CDS encoding Mrp/NBP35 family ATP-binding protein, with product MKADEKTASECETCESETCSAKQMKPGEDQKIFDDRQKIKQRLCRIKHKIVVLSGKGGVGKSTVAVNTAFALARAGYRVGLMDADIHGPSIPTMLNLSKERVTSNGVDIEPVSVGPLKVVSIGFFLPHPDDPVIWRGPMKMGVIQQFLRDVVWDDLDYLIIDAPPGTGDEPLTICQSIDDLAGAIIVTTPQEVALAAVRKSVNFCKQANVKILGVVENMSGWACEKCGHPMALFPEGGGEKMATAMGVPFMGRLPLEPVIAHCGDAGEVFVGKYAGTVAGKAFTEIIQPLLGLAETKER
- a CDS encoding PaaI family thioesterase, whose translation is MTIDTAQQKIRNFKNQEHARCIICGADRKPEGFGLEFKVRGDQSVEAEFVCDEYYTGYAGRLHGGVVASLLDGAMTTCLAAWGIIAVTAELNVRFKKPVHTHQTVIVRAYLDQATSLIYYMKSELLHDGEVRVSAKGKFVEQKQFQVHKEREV
- a CDS encoding ATP-binding protein; amino-acid sequence: MKELVVISGKGGTGKTSLVASFAALAGRVVLADCDVDAADLHLVLDPENIKQEDFSGGGRAEVIPEKCSACGKCLEVCRFDAVSFDGPRTSQAERTFRVDPISCEGCGVCAYYCPEKAIRFEPVKNGEWFISHTRFGTLVHARLGIAEENSGKLVSLIRKEAKRIAQEQQQDLILIDGSPGIGCPVIASLTGAQQVLIVTEPTQSGLHDLKRVFELTRHFQSQTYVCVNKWDLNPGMTKEIQDFCNANQGIWAGRIRYDKAVVKAQLARRTLPEITSAGIVEDIQGVWKIMKEQMQ
- a CDS encoding NifB/NifX family molybdenum-iron cluster-binding protein, with protein sequence MKIAIPLAQGKLTSHFGHCEVFAVLDVDEAKKCISSKEQLAPPAHEPGVLPAWLHELGVDVIIAGGMGNRAQTLFVEKGIKVVVGAPPETPEDLVMQYLDQTLRTGANYCDH
- a CDS encoding MBL fold metallo-hydrolase gives rise to the protein MNSALRMVVLVENRSERKELVAEHGLAIWMAYQDKQLLFDTGQTTGLLANASHLGIDLNRLDAVVLSHGHYDHTGGLDGVLQMARKARVFLHPKAMKIRYSFKNGGKARSIGMPAEGLSALRENKECVVFLNTPQMLFPGVWMTGPVKRQTEFESGEPDYCMDTEGKHFDLFEDDQALVCESAVGLVVVLGCAHSGVVNTLLQVKEQFPDKPIHTVVGGMHLQHAGAGRIENTLKALQAMNVHQIFPGHCTGPEMERVLSERYQEKCRTLFSGMEIIL